GAGGGAAAAGAGGAACTCCGCAAGTTCTACGACTTCAAGAAACGGGTCAGCGACCGGATCAAGGATCTGCGTGCGACCCTTGCCAACTACAACCTCCCTTACCTCTCCCTCCCTGCAGACACCGACAAAACCATCGCCCTCAACGTCTTCATCAACATGAACACCAACAGCAAACCGCTCTCCCAGTATGATATCATCGTCGCCGAGGTGGAGAGCGTCATGGGCCAGTCCCTCCATGACCTTGAGACCGACCTTGGCAGAAAATATCCCGAGGTCGCCCTGTACGCCCCGCTCTCCAGCCAGATCCTCACCACCTCGGCCCTGCTGCAGGGTACCCTCCCGAACCAGCGGGGTGCATGGGAGATGAACAAAAAAAGGATGGTCGAGAACTGGGAGACGATGGCGGAAGGCCTGCATCGGATGGCCAGGTTCCTGCGGGGTGAAGGGATCTATGATGAGCAGAGGTTGCCGACCAACGCCGTTCTGGCCGTGATCGCCGCCCTGTATGCGTATATCCCTGAGTCCGGTGACAAGAGGGGGCAGGACGAACTCCTGCTCAGAAAATATCTCTGGCACGCCTTCTTCACCGACCGCTATGAGAACGCAGCAGCCAGCCGCGCTTTTGCCGATTTCAATGGGCTGAAGCGGATCCTCACCGGCGAGCGCAAAGAAGACGGATCCCCCTACGGTATCGGTGATGTCCCGATCTTCGCGGATCACGCCCTCGTGGACGTCGAGGAACTCATGTCGGCAGAGTGGCCGAAAAGGGCGACTATCAGGGGTAGGGGCGTGCTGGCGGTCGCGTGCAGGCTCGGGGCCCTCGACTTCTCCACCGGAGAGCGCCTCGACGCCGGTACCATCGGGCAGCGGCACTACCATCATATATATCCCGACGCTCTCCTGAAAGAGGCCGGGATCACCAGTTTCCTGGCCGTGAACTGCGCACTCATCGCCGATACGACCAATATAGCGATCGGCCGCAAAGACCCTCTCCAGTACCTGATGGATAGGTACGCCTGGACCTCGGAAACCATCGTCCGTGAACGCCTGCAGTCGCACCTTATCCCCATCGAGGAACTCGCCAATGGTGGCTATGAAGGACTCTCTGATGCTGAAAAGAATGAGAAACTGAAAGCTGACTTTGAGGGATTTGTCCGCAGGCGGGCCTGGCTGATCCTCCGTGCTGCCAAGCACCTGGCAGACGGCAGGCAGCTCAGCGCCAGAGAGGTCTACGAAGAATAAGCATCTGGAGCATATCGAACTTTCTGGGCGTTTCTTTGAATGCCGGGATTCAAACCCTCCGGTCGCCCTCGAAGGTCTTCGATGGTCTCGGGGTCTCGCCGCAGAGAGATAAGTTTTAATATCGCTCCCCGTATCTTCTCCCCATGACAGGGGGAGTGTCGTGGCCGACCTGAGGGCCATACGCGGTTTCATCGTCTGCCTTGCCGTGGTCCTTGCACTTCTGGCCGTCCCTCCGGCCATGGGCGCGCCCACGAACGGCGAAGGCGAGGTCCAGGTTCTCACCGGGACGATCGAAAACGACACGATCGCCATCTACGTCCTCCCTAATCTTGAGGCCGGCGACACCCTCACCGTCGCCATGAACCGGACCTCCGGAAACCTCGACCCCTTCATCGCCATCGGCGGGCCCGAGGTGCTGGCGGAAGGGTTCAGGGAGAGATACGATTGGACGGTCGAGACGGCCATGGTCCGTGCGACAGACCCCCTCGTGGCCATCCCCGAGATCGCAGACGACCTCTTCTATGCCTGGGACGACGACAGCGGGACAGGATATGCCGCCGCCCTCACCTGGAAGGTCCTCGAAAGCGGCGATTATGTCCTCCTCGCCGGCAGCACCCCGATGGAGGACACCTTCGGCGACTATCAGGTCACCCTCGACCTCACGCCCCCGCGAGAGGCCGGGATCGCCATCCCCGACAGTTTGACGGGCCGCGTCGGCGTCGCCGAGGTGACGGGCACGCTCTCGGCGAACCGGACCTCGACCTTCTATATCCTTGCCGACCTCTTCCCCGACGACACCGTCTACGCCTTCATCGAGACGACCTCGGACGAAATCGCCCCCGTCCTCATCCTCGCCGACTACGGCGACAAACCCGTCCGGAGCGCCAACCTCCTTGCGCCGGGAAAAAACGCATCTCTCCAGTACACCATCGACTCTGAGACGCGGGGGAGCAGGCTGACCGTCCTCCGCAACCCCGCGGCCGCCCCCGCGGCAAACAGCACCTACCGCCTCCTCGTCGGCCTCAACGAACCGGCCGTCCTCACCGACACCGTCGAACCCGGCGGCAGGACGGTCATCAAGCCGCCCATCATCGTGAAGGCCGCCGTCGAACTGGACCAGATCACCGACGTCGACCAGAAGAGCGAGAACTACGGGGTCGTCGCGAACATCATGTTCACGTGGACAGACCCCGTCCTCGCCTTCAGTCCCGACACCTGCCACTGCCCCTTCAAGATCTACCGGAGCATCGAAGACTTTGTCAAGGCCGAAGGGACGCGGTGGCCCGAGTTCACCATCAACAATCAGCAGGGAAACCGCTGGACCCAGAACAGGCTCATCCAGGTCTTCCCCGACGGCAGGGCCATCTACTTCGAGCGCTTCTGGGTGACCCTCCAGGCGCCGGACTTCAATTTCAGGGACTTCCCCTTCGACACCCAGCACTTCTTCCTCAGGATCGACGCCCTGTACCCCGAGGAGTACTTCCTCTATGCCGACTGGGAGGGGCGGACCGTCGTCGGCACGCAACTCGGCGAGGAGGAGTGGTACATCACCCGGCACTGGACCAATATCACCTCCTCCAGGATCGAGAATACCTTCTCCCGGTTTTCCTTCGACTTCGAGGCAAAACGTCACCTCACCTACTATATCCTCAGGATCTTCGCCCCGATCTTCATCCTGGTTCTCCTTGCCTGGGTGACCTTCCTGCTCAGGGACTACGGGAAGAGGGCCGACGTGGCGAGCGCCAACCTCCTCCTCTTCATCGCCTTCAACTTCACGATCGCAGGCGACCTGCCGCGCCTCGGCTACCGCACCTTCCTGGACTCGGTGCTGATCACCACCTTCGTGGTCAGCGGCCTCGTCGTGATCTATAACCTGTACCTGAAATGGCTCGCCACCATCGAGCAGAAGGAGGTTGCCGAGAGGATCGATCGGGTGATGGTCTGGTTCTACCCGTTCGCCTACTTCATCGGGCTCGGCGTCACGATCCTGCTCTTCCCGTGAGGACTGATAGAAAAGGAAGAAAAATCTCAGAAGGACAGGGGGCGCTCACGCCCCCTCCGCACCTCTCACGCGACCTTCGTCTCCCAGACAGGTTCGATCCCGTAGAAGTGGTACACCCGCTCGAACCATGCGAGGTCGTCGGATTTCGGCCAGTGACCCTTGTCAAAACTGGGAGCAGTCTCAAGCGTCTCTTTCTTGATCTTCAGGGTGAATTCATCCTCTTTCGCCTCGCGGGAGAGCGCCTGCCATGGCACCGGGTAGAGTTTCTCCCCTATGCCCATGATCCCGCCTGAAGAGAGGACACCGAAGGTGACCAGCCCCGAGGCCGTATCGATCATCAGGGAATGGATCACGCCGAGGTGATCTCCTGTCGCATTTTTCACTGAACTCCCGAGGATCCTGTCGAGCGACTCCATCCTCGGATAGGCAACCGTTACCGGGGTTGCAAAACCCATACTCTCTTCCCCCCTCTGCGGTCGGCCGGGGCCGCCTGCAGTGTGGTCTCCTCTTGCCCGGCGCGGATAAGAAGGTTGTGTTGGGTGGTGCCTGCATAGTATTATCTACCGGGGTGCTATGATCGGTCGGGGTGTATGTCGATGGCAGGGGATGACAGGGCAAAATGGGGCGTCCTCACCATCATCTGTATGGCCATCTTCATCATGGTCATCGACACGACCATCATGAACGTCTCCATCTCGGCCCTCGTCGTCGACCTGGACACAAGCGTCCCGGAGATCCAGGCGGTCATCGCCATATATGCCCTGGTCATGGCCTCCTTCATGCTCATCGGCGGAAAACTCCAGGATGTCATGGGGAGGAAGAAGGTGTTTCTGGTGGGCCTTGCCCTGTACGGCGTCGGCACCTTCACCGCCTCGATCAGCCAGGACATCATCACCCTGCTTGTCGGGTGGTCGATCCTCGAAGGCCTCGGCGCCGCCCTCATGCTCCCGGCGACGACGACCTTCATCACGGCCACCTACGAAGGGGCGGAGAGGGCCTTCGCCTTCGGGATGTGGGGCGGGGTCGGCGCGGCCGGCATGGCCTTCGGGCCGATCATCGGCGGCTACCTCACCGCGTTTTACAGCTGGCGCTGGGCTTTCCGCCTGGAACTCGTGGTCGTCATCGTCGTCCTCCTCTTCTCGTACCTCCTCACCGAGGCAAAGCCCACCGCCGCATGGCGTGACCTCGACATCGCAGGGACGCTCCTCTCCTTCGGAGGGCTCGGGTCCATTGTCCTCGGCATCCTGATCGTCCGAGTCCCCGAACTCTGGGGCGCTATCCCCCTGATCATCGGTGCCGGTGTCCTCCTCCTCCTCGTCTTCTATCTCAGGCAGAGACATCGGCAGGAACGGGGGGAGATGCCCCTCACCGATGTCGGCCTCTTCAAGAACCGGATCTTTACGGCGGGGAATGCCGTGAGCATCGTCCTGAGCATCACCATTGCAGGCTTTCTCTTCATCATCCCGATCTTCCTCCAGAGCGTCACCGACATCGACGCCTTCAGCACCGGGCTGACCCTCCTGCCCATGTCCATCGCCGTTTTCGTCTTCTCCGTGATGGCAGCGCGGCTCTCCGCTCTGGCGGCCCCGAGGACGCTCATCTTTCTCGGTTTTGTCGTCGCCATTCTCGGGTCGGTGATGCTCAGGGGGATCTTCTCTGCGGCGATGGCTCCCGGAGAAATTGTCCTGGGTTCGATGATCTTCGGGATCGGCCTCGGCATCGTCTTCTCCCAGGTGACCAACCTCACCCTCTCCTCGGCGTCGAAGGAGCAGGAGAGCGACGCCTCCGGCATCCTGAACACGTCCAAGCAGATGGGAACGTCTCTCGGCACGGCCATTATCGGCGTCGTCCTTCTCTTTTCCATCATCTCAGGCCTGGTGACGGGTATTGCCGGATCGACGTTCGGGCAAGGAGCGTCAGAGGAGCAGATCGCGGATGAACTGATGAAGTGGGCCGAGAAGATGAAGAGAGGGGAGACGCCGCCCGACATCCCGGAGGACCGCGTCTCCGAGGCGGACGCGATCGTCGATGCGGCGGTCAGCGGAGCGATGCGCTCATCCTTCGACGCCATATCTGTCATCCTCGTCCTCGGCCTTATCGCGGGTCTCTTCATCCCGTCTTCTGCCGGAAGGGAGGGGAAAGAAACATGACTCACCAGAACCGACAATGAGGGATATACCGGGCACCTGCATCCCCCTCCTGACTCATCCCGTTCGAGAGCAGGCACCATGACGTCGTCCCTCTTTGAAACCGTTCTTATCCCCTCCGACCTTTCGCCCCTGAGCGACGCCATCGTCCGCACTCTTGCACGGTCCTCGGCCATCGGCCGCATCCACCTCGTTCATTTTTTCACATCCGGGGACCGGGAGAAGGCGCAAGCGGTACTGGACGGCCAGAAAGAATCTTTCGCCGCGCTGAACCCCGCCGCCGCCGTGACGGCACGGACTGAAGACCTGACCGGCGGCGATATCCCTGCCGCGATCCTTGCGGCATCGTCACGGGAGGGTGCAAGCCTGATCGTTATCGGGGCACGCAGGGGTATTTTGAGCAGGTCGCTCCTCGGCCGCGACGCCGCGTTCGTCCTGACCCGGAGCAGGACGCACGTCCTCATCATGAGGTCGCCCGAAACCTTCTGGTCGGCATGGACGGCGGCACCTGCGGGGCCGCAGGACATTTTCTCAAAGGTCCTCTTCCCGACCGACTTTTCCCGGCCTGCCAATGAAACGCTCCAGCTTCTGGCAGGGGTATGCCGGGCATCGGCGAGTTCGTCCTCCTCCACGTCATCAGGAAGGTCGAGGGTGATCAGGCGGCATGGGAGAGGACTGTCCGCGAGGTCGAAACAGGGCTTGAACGGGCCCGTTCCCCCCTCGAACGCGCCGGTGTCCCTGTGCGGACACTCATCCGTTTCGGTAGGCCATGCCGGGAGATCTGCGATGCCGCGACAGACGAGCAGGTCGGCATGATCATGATGTCGCGGTATGGAAAGATGGACTATCTCAGGCAGGTGCCGCTCGGAGCCACCACGTCTGAGGTGACACTTCATACGAGAGTCCCGGTCCTCGTCGCCTGCACGGAGATCCGCCTGACTGTCTCGGTCAGGGAACTCGGCGGGTCGGAGGTGCTGTATATGTATGCGGTTGTGCCTCTCGTGAACTTTTACGCCTCCCTCGGCTTTGTGTCCATCAAAGAAAAAGAACTGCCGGCGTCGATCCGGCAGAGATACGCGTGGGCGCTGGGGAACCTGAAGGGGACGAATGTCTACCCGATGAAGAGGATGAGCGGGTAAAGGTTCTGCCCTATTTCGCCCGTCCATGTGCCTGGTACAGGGTGCCCTGGGACTCTTTCCCTCCTGTCCCGGCGCGGGGGCAAATATATCGTGCATGACCGATACATGCTGGCCGGGGTGGGGGCATGGAGGCGAGAGAGGAGCAGGACACGGCGTCCCGCATTCTCAGGACGCTGAGGCTCAGGCCGCGGGGGATGACGATCACCGAGGTCGCAAAAAAGACCCGGATCAACCGGAACTCGGTCTCGAAACACCTCGAAGTCCTGCGGGCCGCGGGGCAGGTCGACGCGGCTGTCATCGGCAATGCGAAGGTCTACTCGATCGCCCAGCGCGTCCCCCTCTCCTCTTTTCTCTGTTTCACCAGGAACATGATCCTGGTCCTCGACAGCGCCTTCCGCATCGTGCAGGTCAACGACCGCTTCCTCGACCTCGCCGGCGTGGAAAAAAAGGACGTCGTCGGTTTGCGCATCGAGGACGCCCCTCTCCCGGTCGTCTCCGACGAAGATGTGCTGAAGACCATCAGGGAGGTCGGGCGCGAGCAGGTCCACACCGAGGCCTCCTGCAGGCTGAAGGAGAGGGAGACTTTCTTCAGCATGCAGGTGATCCCGACGGTCTTCGACGACGGTGAGCGGGGGTGCACCGTCGTCCTCGAAGATATCACCGGGAGAAAAGAGTACGAACGGGCCCTGCACGAGAGCGAGGCGAAGTTCCGCACTATCGTGCAGGACCTGACAGAACCTCTCTGCCGTTTCCTGCCGGGTGGGGGGGTCACCTTCGTGAACCGTGCTTTCTGCGAGACCTTCGACTTCGGTGAGGAAGACCTCGCCGGCACGACCCTGTGGCGGTTCATCCCCCCGTCCCTGCACGACGGGATCAGGAAAAAACTCTGCGGCCTTGGGCTGGAGAACGCGGTCTGCACCCTTGAGATCCCGGTCGTCATGCCGTCCACCGCGGAGACACGCTGGTTCTCCTGGACGATCCGTGCGATCGTCAACGGTGAAGCGACGCTCAGGGAGTACCAGGGCACGGGGACTGACATCACGGCGGCCCGGCACCTGGAGGAGAAGAAACGCCAGTACCTCCAGAAGATGGAGTTCCTGGCACGGACGGCGATGGAGTTCGTCAACCTCCCGCCCGGCGCCGACATCTACGCACTCATCGCCCGGCGGATCTCTGAACTCGTGCCGGGTGCGGGCGTCTCCGTACTCTCCTATGACGAGGACGACGGGCGGTTCTCTCTGCGGGCACTGATGGACGAGCGCTTCAGGGCCGAGATGAAAGAGGTCGTGGGGGAGGATGTGATTGGCATGTCCTTCCCCTTCGTCGAAGTATTTTCGTCCCCGTATTTTGAGGACATTAAGGTCCTGGTGGATAAAGGGACGGCAGATTATCTCCTCTCCCGAGAACCCGGTGACGGCGGCATCCCTTTATCGGCCATCACGGTGGGGCGTTTCCCGGAGGAGGTCTGCAGGGAGATCGTCAACCGTGCCGACCTTGGCAGGGCGTGCATGTTCGCCCTCCTCTGGGATGGGCAACTCTTCGGGAATATCGCGATATTCCTGCGCCGGGACCGCGAACTCAGGGACAGGGAGGTGGTCTATTCGTTCGTCAAACAGGCGTCCATCGCCCTCAATCGGCAGTTCACCGGCGAGCGTCTCCACAGGAGCGAGAGGAGATTGCGGGACATCGTCGACCTCCTACCCTACCCGGTCTCCATCATTAGTAGGGACGGGCAGATCCTCTTCCTGAACAGGAAGTTCACCGCGGTCTTCGGGTACACACTCCATGATATCCCCGACTGCGGCGCCTGGTTCAGGACCGCCTTCCCCGACCCCGCGGAACGGGAAAAAGCGGTTCGGTCCTGGACGTCAGACCTCGACACCGCCGTGATAGGGGAGGTCGGACCGCGGTTCTTCAGGGTTCGGTGCAGGGACGGCGAGACAAAGGCCGTCCTCTTCAGGCCGGCGGTGCTCAGCGACGGCACCCGCTATGTCACCTGCGAGGACGTCTCCGAGGCCGAACGCGTCCACGGTGTCCTCCTCGCCGAGATCG
This region of Methanofollis sp. genomic DNA includes:
- a CDS encoding DUF262 domain-containing protein is translated as MEACNRNLGDWYGKVKRGEIKLPRFQRFEAWDRQRICSLLEMVIRNLPLGITLVLDVGDEEQFISRYLETAPQKTNRVTEHLLDGQQRLTALWRAFHNNYEGETYYIYLREFDRTDGEADRDDCSVFCRTRYYQKNGLRYPLWCDNPALCLERGMIPTDLLCPEDRQQEIDDWIEAATRSMEPDEGKEELRKFYDFKKRVSDRIKDLRATLANYNLPYLSLPADTDKTIALNVFINMNTNSKPLSQYDIIVAEVESVMGQSLHDLETDLGRKYPEVALYAPLSSQILTTSALLQGTLPNQRGAWEMNKKRMVENWETMAEGLHRMARFLRGEGIYDEQRLPTNAVLAVIAALYAYIPESGDKRGQDELLLRKYLWHAFFTDRYENAAASRAFADFNGLKRILTGERKEDGSPYGIGDVPIFADHALVDVEELMSAEWPKRATIRGRGVLAVACRLGALDFSTGERLDAGTIGQRHYHHIYPDALLKEAGITSFLAVNCALIADTTNIAIGRKDPLQYLMDRYAWTSETIVRERLQSHLIPIEELANGGYEGLSDAEKNEKLKADFEGFVRRRAWLILRAAKHLADGRQLSAREVYEE
- a CDS encoding PRC-barrel domain-containing protein, translating into MGFATPVTVAYPRMESLDRILGSSVKNATGDHLGVIHSLMIDTASGLVTFGVLSSGGIMGIGEKLYPVPWQALSREAKEDEFTLKIKKETLETAPSFDKGHWPKSDDLAWFERVYHFYGIEPVWETKVA
- a CDS encoding MFS transporter, with amino-acid sequence MAGDDRAKWGVLTIICMAIFIMVIDTTIMNVSISALVVDLDTSVPEIQAVIAIYALVMASFMLIGGKLQDVMGRKKVFLVGLALYGVGTFTASISQDIITLLVGWSILEGLGAALMLPATTTFITATYEGAERAFAFGMWGGVGAAGMAFGPIIGGYLTAFYSWRWAFRLELVVVIVVLLFSYLLTEAKPTAAWRDLDIAGTLLSFGGLGSIVLGILIVRVPELWGAIPLIIGAGVLLLLVFYLRQRHRQERGEMPLTDVGLFKNRIFTAGNAVSIVLSITIAGFLFIIPIFLQSVTDIDAFSTGLTLLPMSIAVFVFSVMAARLSALAAPRTLIFLGFVVAILGSVMLRGIFSAAMAPGEIVLGSMIFGIGLGIVFSQVTNLTLSSASKEQESDASGILNTSKQMGTSLGTAIIGVVLLFSIISGLVTGIAGSTFGQGASEEQIADELMKWAEKMKRGETPPDIPEDRVSEADAIVDAAVSGAMRSSFDAISVILVLGLIAGLFIPSSAGREGKET
- a CDS encoding universal stress protein gives rise to the protein MPGIGEFVLLHVIRKVEGDQAAWERTVREVETGLERARSPLERAGVPVRTLIRFGRPCREICDAATDEQVGMIMMSRYGKMDYLRQVPLGATTSEVTLHTRVPVLVACTEIRLTVSVRELGGSEVLYMYAVVPLVNFYASLGFVSIKEKELPASIRQRYAWALGNLKGTNVYPMKRMSG
- a CDS encoding PAS domain S-box protein, whose product is MEAREEQDTASRILRTLRLRPRGMTITEVAKKTRINRNSVSKHLEVLRAAGQVDAAVIGNAKVYSIAQRVPLSSFLCFTRNMILVLDSAFRIVQVNDRFLDLAGVEKKDVVGLRIEDAPLPVVSDEDVLKTIREVGREQVHTEASCRLKERETFFSMQVIPTVFDDGERGCTVVLEDITGRKEYERALHESEAKFRTIVQDLTEPLCRFLPGGGVTFVNRAFCETFDFGEEDLAGTTLWRFIPPSLHDGIRKKLCGLGLENAVCTLEIPVVMPSTAETRWFSWTIRAIVNGEATLREYQGTGTDITAARHLEEKKRQYLQKMEFLARTAMEFVNLPPGADIYALIARRISELVPGAGVSVLSYDEDDGRFSLRALMDERFRAEMKEVVGEDVIGMSFPFVEVFSSPYFEDIKVLVDKGTADYLLSREPGDGGIPLSAITVGRFPEEVCREIVNRADLGRACMFALLWDGQLFGNIAIFLRRDRELRDREVVYSFVKQASIALNRQFTGERLHRSERRLRDIVDLLPYPVSIISRDGQILFLNRKFTAVFGYTLHDIPDCGAWFRTAFPDPAEREKAVRSWTSDLDTAVIGEVGPRFFRVRCRDGETKAVLFRPAVLSDGTRYVTCEDVSEAERVHGVLLAEIAGRRGRGQGPGKYS